A single window of Acetohalobium arabaticum DSM 5501 DNA harbors:
- the dnaX gene encoding DNA polymerase III subunit gamma/tau — protein sequence MSYLSLYRKWRPQTFSDIVGQQNVIQTLENAIKFDRIAHAYLFCGPRGTGKTSTAKVFSKALNCNDGPTVTPCSECKSCQKIEDNSSIDVIEIDAASNRGIDEIRELREKVKFFPTEGNYKVYIIDEAHMLTKEAFNALLKTLEEPPEYVIFILATTEPHSLLPTILSRCQRFDFSRLSIQNLVQRLNFISQQEEIDLTAEAALAIARSAEGGMRDGISLLDQIISYSGDRIEIDDVVTVLGLVDREVLFEMVEIITNNQVEQGLSLINDIVNQGKDLQQFVNSLIDHFRNLLIEKECRQINDLIELPTEQIEKIEEQSNKLTTTELLRLINVLIELESDLKQSNYPQVLLEMGIIELIKPEVDTSQEGILDRLTRLEERISTFQPSSDQSSVDKETEKVIKNREKSKSINKKEVKNKGPKVKESKEEIKQEDESKDNISFAQIQKRWTDILEYLRKDEARTYAMLKEGRLSAVEDNGLIIAFDKKHGFHKENIDRKTGVIEKIIKKVLGLELKVKTVFSGSNKYKQQAENKKQENSNEQKPRSNQDTENPSKNKTEENSLKAAENPLVKKVLDVFDGKIIKVEED from the coding sequence ATGAGTTATTTATCATTATACCGCAAATGGAGACCGCAGACTTTTAGTGATATTGTAGGGCAGCAGAATGTAATTCAGACTTTGGAGAACGCTATTAAATTTGATAGAATTGCCCATGCATACTTATTTTGTGGACCGCGTGGTACCGGTAAAACCAGTACTGCTAAGGTTTTTTCTAAAGCTTTGAACTGTAATGATGGTCCTACTGTAACGCCTTGTAGCGAATGTAAATCCTGCCAAAAGATTGAAGATAATAGTTCCATTGATGTAATTGAGATTGATGCTGCTTCTAACCGTGGAATTGATGAGATCAGAGAGTTAAGAGAAAAGGTTAAATTCTTTCCTACTGAAGGTAATTATAAAGTCTATATTATAGATGAAGCCCATATGTTAACTAAAGAAGCTTTTAATGCTTTATTGAAGACATTAGAAGAACCTCCGGAGTATGTAATCTTTATTTTAGCAACTACTGAACCCCATTCATTATTACCAACTATTCTTTCCCGCTGCCAGCGGTTTGATTTCAGCAGATTATCTATACAGAATTTAGTTCAGCGATTGAATTTTATCTCTCAACAGGAAGAGATTGATCTGACTGCTGAAGCAGCCCTAGCTATTGCTAGAAGTGCTGAAGGCGGTATGAGGGATGGGATTAGCCTGTTAGATCAGATTATCTCCTATAGCGGTGATCGGATTGAAATTGATGATGTGGTTACTGTTTTAGGTTTGGTAGATAGGGAAGTCCTGTTTGAAATGGTAGAGATAATTACTAATAATCAAGTTGAACAGGGACTATCGCTGATAAATGATATTGTAAATCAAGGTAAAGATTTACAGCAGTTTGTTAATTCATTAATTGACCATTTTCGTAATCTGTTGATTGAAAAAGAATGTCGGCAGATTAATGACTTAATTGAATTGCCCACAGAACAGATTGAGAAGATAGAAGAACAGTCAAATAAATTAACCACTACAGAATTATTGAGGTTAATTAATGTCTTAATAGAGCTTGAGTCTGATCTTAAACAGAGTAATTATCCGCAAGTACTTTTAGAGATGGGGATTATTGAATTAATTAAACCAGAAGTAGATACTTCTCAAGAAGGAATTTTAGATAGATTAACTCGGCTAGAAGAGAGGATTTCTACTTTTCAGCCGTCTTCTGACCAATCTTCAGTTGATAAAGAAACTGAAAAAGTTATAAAAAATAGAGAGAAGAGTAAATCTATAAATAAGAAGGAAGTAAAGAACAAGGGACCAAAAGTAAAGGAAAGTAAAGAAGAAATTAAACAGGAGGATGAGTCAAAAGATAATATATCTTTTGCTCAGATTCAAAAGCGCTGGACTGATATTTTAGAATATTTACGTAAAGATGAAGCCCGAACTTATGCTATGTTAAAAGAAGGTAGATTATCTGCTGTAGAGGATAATGGATTAATTATTGCTTTTGATAAGAAACATGGATTCCATAAAGAGAATATAGATCGTAAAACTGGAGTTATCGAAAAGATAATCAAAAAAGTTTTAGGATTAGAGTTGAAGGTGAAGACAGTTTTTTCTGGAAGTAATAAGTATAAGCAGCAAGCAGAGAATAAGAAACAAGAAAATAGTAATGAACAGAAGCCTAGAAGTAATCAGGATACTGAAAATCCAAGCAAGAATAAAACTGAAGAAAACAGCTTGAAGGCAGCAGAGAATCCGTTGGTTAAAAAGGTTTTAGATGTTTTTGATGGTAAGATTATTAAAGTAGAAGAAGATTAA
- the serS gene encoding serine--tRNA ligase, whose amino-acid sequence MLDLRFVRENTGLIKKVLEQRGTDANIDEFKEYDEKRRDVLYEVEQLKHRRNEASEKIGELKRKGEDASELIEEMREVSDKISELDEIVAECEEKINEILLTIPNIPHEDVPVGDDEEDNIVAWKWEEPTEFDFEPQPHWDIGEELDILDFERGAKVSGSRFTFLKNLGARLERALIAFMIDIHTEEHGYNEVFPPFIVRGESMVGTGQLPKFEEDAFKIEGTNHYLIPTAEVPVTNMYRDEIMDKDELPIYHVAYSGCFRAEAGAHGRDTRGIIRQHQFNKVELVKFVEPGTSYDELEKLVKNAEKVLQRLELPYRVMNMCTGDLGFTAAKKYDLEVWFPSYDTYREVSSCSNFEDFQARRAGIRYRPEPDAKAEFVHTLNGSGLAIGRTVAAILENYQQEDGSVIIPEALQPYMKGIEKITPKE is encoded by the coding sequence ATGTTAGACTTAAGATTTGTACGAGAGAATACAGGGTTAATCAAAAAAGTTTTAGAACAGCGAGGAACTGATGCTAATATAGATGAATTTAAAGAGTATGATGAGAAAAGAAGGGATGTACTTTATGAAGTAGAACAGTTAAAGCATAGAAGAAATGAAGCTTCTGAAAAGATTGGAGAATTGAAGAGAAAAGGTGAAGATGCTTCAGAATTAATTGAAGAGATGAGAGAAGTTTCTGATAAAATCTCTGAATTAGATGAAATAGTAGCTGAATGTGAAGAAAAGATAAATGAAATTCTGTTAACAATTCCTAATATTCCGCATGAAGATGTACCCGTTGGTGATGACGAAGAAGATAATATAGTAGCCTGGAAGTGGGAGGAACCGACAGAATTTGATTTTGAACCCCAGCCGCATTGGGATATTGGAGAAGAACTGGATATCCTTGATTTTGAGCGTGGAGCTAAGGTTTCTGGTTCTCGTTTTACCTTCTTAAAAAACTTAGGAGCTAGACTGGAAAGAGCCTTAATTGCTTTTATGATTGATATACATACTGAAGAGCATGGTTATAACGAGGTATTTCCTCCCTTTATAGTGCGGGGAGAAAGTATGGTCGGAACAGGACAGCTGCCTAAATTTGAAGAAGATGCTTTTAAGATTGAAGGAACTAATCATTACTTGATTCCTACTGCTGAAGTACCGGTAACTAATATGTATCGCGATGAAATTATGGATAAGGATGAATTGCCTATCTATCATGTAGCCTACAGTGGTTGTTTTAGAGCAGAGGCTGGAGCCCATGGTCGGGATACACGAGGAATTATTAGACAGCATCAATTCAATAAGGTAGAACTAGTCAAGTTTGTAGAGCCGGGGACTTCTTATGATGAATTAGAAAAATTAGTGAAGAATGCGGAAAAGGTTTTACAGAGACTGGAGTTACCTTATAGAGTAATGAATATGTGTACCGGTGATTTAGGATTTACTGCAGCCAAGAAGTATGATCTTGAAGTCTGGTTTCCAAGTTATGATACTTATCGCGAGGTATCTTCTTGCAGTAACTTTGAGGATTTTCAGGCCCGTAGAGCAGGAATTAGGTATCGTCCTGAGCCTGATGCCAAAGCAGAATTTGTTCATACTTTAAATGGTTCCGGTTTGGCTATTGGCAGAACTGTAGCAGCTATTTTGGAAAATTATCAACAAGAAGATGGTTCAGTAATTATTCCAGAAGCTCTGCAGCCATATATGAAAGGAATTGAAAAGATAACTCCAAAAGAATAA
- a CDS encoding YbaB/EbfC family nucleoid-associated protein: protein MDMSKMMKQVQKMQSQMEDVQEELAEKKVEATAGGGVVKVVANGQQEIVDISIEPDAVDPDDVEMLEDLILAATNEAMRKVQDMASEEMGKLTGGMNIPGLF from the coding sequence ATGGATATGAGTAAAATGATGAAGCAGGTGCAGAAGATGCAGTCGCAGATGGAAGATGTACAGGAAGAATTAGCTGAAAAGAAAGTGGAAGCAACTGCTGGAGGTGGAGTAGTTAAGGTTGTTGCTAATGGACAGCAGGAGATTGTAGATATTAGTATTGAACCTGATGCAGTTGATCCTGATGATGTGGAGATGTTAGAAGATCTAATTTTAGCGGCAACTAATGAAGCTATGCGCAAAGTACAGGATATGGCTTCTGAAGAAATGGGTAAATTAACTGGAGGCATGAATATTCCGGGATTATTTTAA
- the tadA gene encoding tRNA adenosine(34) deaminase TadA, producing MDSDDEFYMKLALAEAQKAYDKAEVPIGAVVVKGDEVIARSHNLREKLADPTAHAEILAIKEAANTLGDWRLYNCTIYVTVEPCVMCAGALVQARVERLVYGTADLKAGAAGSILDLVQFSDFNHQLEVKSAILEDECKDIMESFFQDLRQGKIN from the coding sequence GTGGATTCTGATGATGAATTTTATATGAAATTAGCTTTGGCTGAAGCCCAAAAGGCTTATGATAAAGCAGAGGTTCCTATTGGAGCAGTAGTAGTTAAAGGAGATGAGGTTATTGCCCGCAGCCATAATCTGCGTGAAAAGTTAGCCGATCCAACTGCTCATGCTGAAATATTAGCTATAAAAGAAGCGGCTAATACTTTAGGTGATTGGAGACTATATAACTGTACAATTTATGTAACAGTTGAACCCTGCGTGATGTGTGCTGGTGCTTTAGTACAGGCTAGAGTAGAAAGGCTTGTTTACGGTACTGCTGATTTAAAGGCTGGAGCTGCTGGGTCCATTCTGGATTTAGTTCAGTTTTCTGATTTTAATCATCAGCTTGAGGTTAAATCAGCTATTTTAGAAGATGAATGTAAAGATATAATGGAGTCTTTCTTTCAAGATTTACGACAAGGGAAAATAAATTAA